A genomic window from Brevibacillus agri includes:
- a CDS encoding anti-sigma-F factor Fin: protein MSIRYTCRCCGMKIAEFDESQVTEARLGFDFLTPEERALIISREQSGDTVVSITCDYCREALIQHPELSLVGNPLQ from the coding sequence ATGAGCATACGCTACACGTGTCGCTGCTGCGGCATGAAGATCGCGGAATTTGACGAATCGCAGGTGACAGAAGCGCGGCTCGGGTTTGATTTCTTGACCCCGGAGGAACGTGCTCTTATAATATCGAGAGAACAAAGTGGAGATACGGTCGTCAGCATCACGTGCGACTACTGCCGTGAAGCGCTGATTCAGCATCCAGAGCTTTCGCTAGTCGGAAATCCACTTCAATAA
- the pth gene encoding aminoacyl-tRNA hydrolase, translating into MKVIIGLGNPGKKYEDTRHNAGFMAIDKISDKWGIPVAQNKFRALVGEGRVEGEKVLLVKPQTYMNLSGESVAEVLKFYKLTPDELVVIFDDLDLPTGQLRLREKGSAGGHNGIKSMIQHLGTQEFKRIKVGIGRPEPGRSVSDYVLQSFPAAERPQIQEAVGHAADAAAMWTREPFIKVMNHFNSLQK; encoded by the coding sequence GTGAAAGTAATCATCGGATTGGGCAATCCAGGCAAAAAATATGAAGACACAAGACATAATGCGGGCTTTATGGCCATAGATAAGATTAGCGACAAATGGGGCATTCCCGTTGCGCAAAACAAGTTTCGCGCGCTTGTCGGAGAAGGCAGGGTGGAAGGCGAAAAGGTGCTGCTCGTCAAACCGCAGACGTACATGAATCTTTCCGGGGAATCAGTCGCTGAAGTCCTGAAGTTTTACAAGCTGACTCCAGATGAGCTGGTCGTCATTTTCGATGACCTCGACCTGCCAACGGGGCAGTTGCGCTTGCGGGAAAAAGGCAGCGCAGGCGGCCACAACGGCATCAAGTCGATGATTCAGCATTTGGGGACACAGGAATTTAAGCGCATCAAAGTCGGGATCGGGCGTCCGGAGCCGGGGCGAAGCGTGAGTGATTACGTGCTCCAGTCGTTCCCAGCGGCGGAAAGACCGCAGATTCAGGAAGCGGTGGGGCATGCTGCCGATGCGGCGGCCATGTGGACAAGAGAGCCTTTTATCAAGGTCATGAACCATTTCAACAGCTTGCAAAAATAA
- a CDS encoding 50S ribosomal protein L25 → MEAIQAQVRNQTTGNSVRMLRREGWVPGVVYGSDVTSQSIQINGRELDAALRQQTTNKPFRLVVDGTTHDVMVNELQRHPVMGNILHADFKKINMNEKIHTSVPVLMTGDPELGVATLVRHNVDVHCLPGNIPESFLVNVDGFNIGDVVLAADLEVPAGVELLVEPTEVLISVLPVKAKSEESIEAEQEAEAVAEKAVATE, encoded by the coding sequence GTGGAAGCGATTCAGGCTCAAGTACGAAATCAGACGACAGGCAATTCTGTGAGGATGCTGCGTCGAGAAGGCTGGGTGCCAGGTGTTGTGTACGGAAGTGACGTGACCAGTCAGTCGATTCAAATCAATGGCCGTGAGCTGGATGCCGCCCTGCGTCAGCAGACGACAAACAAGCCGTTCCGACTGGTTGTGGATGGGACCACTCATGATGTGATGGTGAACGAATTGCAGCGTCATCCAGTCATGGGCAATATTTTGCACGCTGATTTCAAGAAGATCAATATGAATGAAAAAATACACACCTCTGTGCCTGTGCTCATGACAGGCGACCCGGAGCTTGGCGTAGCGACGCTCGTGCGCCACAACGTCGACGTCCACTGCTTGCCTGGCAACATCCCGGAGTCTTTTTTGGTGAATGTCGACGGCTTCAACATTGGAGACGTCGTACTGGCAGCGGATCTGGAAGTTCCGGCGGGCGTAGAGCTTTTGGTTGAGCCTACGGAAGTGCTGATTAGCGTCCTGCCAGTGAAAGCCAAGTCCGAAGAGTCCATCGAAGCCGAGCAAGAGGCTGAGGCTGTAGCAGAAAAAGCGGTAGCTACCGAATAA
- a CDS encoding ribose-phosphate diphosphokinase, with the protein MANYRDPKLKVFTCNANPELAKEIAEHIGVPLGNAQAVRFSDGECQIKLNESVRGCDVFVIQPTSAPVNEHLMELLVMVDALKRASAKSINVVIPYYGYARQDRKARARDPITAKLVANLIETAGAQRVITMDLHATQIQGFFDIPVDHLLGVPILGKHFSEKGLKDIVVVSPDHGGVTRARKLAERLEAPIAIIDKRRPEPNVAEVMNIVGNIEGKTAIIIDDIIDTAGTITLAANALVEAGAREVYACCTHPVLSGPAIERIANSKIKELIVTNSIPLTKEQLIDKITVLSVAPIIGEAIIRVHEELSVSKLFD; encoded by the coding sequence ATGGCTAATTACCGCGACCCCAAACTGAAGGTATTTACGTGCAACGCAAACCCTGAATTGGCAAAAGAAATCGCTGAACACATCGGCGTGCCGCTCGGTAACGCGCAAGCTGTGCGTTTTAGTGATGGCGAGTGCCAAATTAAATTGAACGAAAGCGTTCGCGGTTGTGACGTATTTGTTATTCAGCCAACGTCTGCTCCCGTTAATGAGCATTTGATGGAGCTTTTGGTAATGGTCGACGCATTGAAACGCGCTTCCGCAAAAAGCATCAACGTCGTGATTCCTTATTATGGCTACGCGAGACAAGATCGCAAGGCGCGCGCACGCGATCCGATCACAGCCAAACTGGTTGCCAACCTGATCGAAACCGCAGGAGCGCAACGCGTGATTACCATGGATTTGCATGCGACGCAAATTCAAGGATTCTTCGACATTCCTGTCGATCATCTGCTGGGTGTGCCGATTTTGGGCAAACACTTCTCCGAAAAAGGCTTGAAGGATATCGTCGTAGTGTCGCCTGACCACGGCGGCGTTACGCGTGCCCGCAAGCTGGCCGAACGTCTGGAAGCGCCGATTGCCATTATCGACAAGCGCCGTCCTGAACCAAACGTAGCGGAAGTCATGAACATTGTCGGTAACATCGAAGGCAAGACAGCGATCATTATTGACGATATCATTGATACAGCGGGAACGATCACGCTGGCAGCCAATGCGCTCGTGGAAGCAGGTGCGCGTGAAGTTTACGCATGTTGCACGCATCCGGTGCTGTCTGGTCCTGCGATTGAGCGGATTGCCAACTCGAAGATCAAAGAGCTGATCGTCACCAACTCGATTCCGCTCACCAAAGAGCAACTGATTGACAAAATCACCGTTCTGTCCGTGGCGCCGATCATTGGCGAAGCGATCATTCGCGTACACGAAGAGCTGTCTGTCAGCAAGCTGTTCGATTAA
- the glmU gene encoding bifunctional UDP-N-acetylglucosamine diphosphorylase/glucosamine-1-phosphate N-acetyltransferase GlmU has protein sequence MSKIHAVVLAAGQGTRMKSKLYKVLHPVCGKPMVQHVVDTLGSMQVEDIVVVVGHGADAVRAKLGEGVTYALQEEQLGTAHAVSQAAPFLQDKEGTTFLLYGDVPLLSAQTLSALLTYHEEQQAAATVLTAVLPDPTGYGRIVRNEAGEVLRIVEHKDATEAERAVREINTGIYCYDNRKLWKALAEVKNDNAQGEYYVTDVVGILREAGEKVVAYEAVDPDETMGVNDRVQLSEAEAYMRKRIATRHMRNGVTIIDPASTYIEADVVIEADTVIQPGTILRGRTTIGADCVIGPQADLTDVQVGSGVTISYAVMVEASVEAESTVGPFAYIRPGTQIGRKAKIGDFVELKNAKIGEGSKVPHLSYIGDAEIGDGVNIGCGTITVNYDGAVKHKTTVQDGAFIGCNTNLVAPVTVGQNAYVAAGSTINQDVPDNALAIARERQVNKPDYASRMPRKGKKQS, from the coding sequence ATGTCTAAGATCCATGCCGTGGTTCTGGCCGCTGGTCAGGGTACGCGGATGAAATCGAAGCTGTACAAGGTCCTGCACCCTGTTTGCGGGAAGCCAATGGTCCAGCATGTTGTGGATACGCTTGGCTCCATGCAGGTTGAGGACATCGTTGTCGTCGTAGGTCATGGTGCTGACGCGGTCCGCGCCAAACTAGGCGAGGGCGTCACTTACGCACTGCAAGAAGAACAGTTGGGAACGGCACATGCCGTTTCGCAGGCAGCGCCGTTTTTACAAGATAAAGAAGGCACTACGTTTCTTTTGTACGGAGACGTCCCTCTCTTGTCTGCACAGACGTTGTCCGCCTTGCTGACCTATCACGAAGAGCAGCAAGCGGCTGCGACTGTATTGACCGCCGTGCTCCCCGATCCGACAGGCTACGGGCGCATCGTGCGCAACGAGGCGGGCGAAGTATTGCGAATCGTGGAACATAAGGATGCGACTGAAGCGGAACGGGCGGTCCGCGAAATTAACACAGGCATATACTGTTATGACAATCGCAAATTATGGAAGGCCTTGGCGGAAGTGAAAAATGACAACGCGCAAGGCGAATACTATGTCACAGACGTTGTCGGCATTTTGCGAGAGGCAGGCGAAAAGGTAGTGGCGTACGAAGCCGTTGACCCTGACGAGACGATGGGCGTCAATGATCGTGTGCAGCTATCGGAAGCGGAAGCGTACATGCGGAAGCGGATTGCCACCAGACATATGCGCAATGGAGTCACCATTATTGACCCGGCCTCTACGTATATTGAAGCCGATGTTGTCATCGAGGCAGATACGGTAATCCAACCGGGAACGATTCTGCGCGGGCGGACAACCATTGGTGCCGATTGCGTGATTGGGCCGCAGGCTGACTTGACGGATGTGCAGGTTGGCTCTGGCGTTACCATTTCTTATGCGGTCATGGTAGAGGCAAGTGTGGAAGCGGAATCAACCGTTGGGCCATTTGCCTATATTCGTCCGGGAACACAGATCGGCCGCAAAGCCAAGATCGGAGACTTCGTCGAGTTGAAAAACGCCAAAATCGGCGAAGGCTCAAAAGTACCTCACCTCAGCTATATTGGTGACGCGGAGATTGGCGATGGTGTGAACATCGGCTGTGGAACGATCACCGTCAACTACGACGGGGCCGTCAAGCATAAAACGACCGTCCAGGACGGGGCGTTCATCGGCTGCAACACCAATCTGGTAGCTCCGGTTACCGTTGGACAAAATGCGTATGTAGCAGCAGGCTCGACCATTAATCAGGATGTTCCAGACAATGCGCTTGCGATCGCACGCGAGCGTCAAGTGAATAAACCAGATTACGCTAGCAGAATGCCTCGCAAGGGCAAAAAGCAATCATAA
- a CDS encoding CobW family GTP-binding protein: protein MPADVYLLTGYLGSGKTTLLQKWLTHLRVQNENVVVLMNEMGEEDIDGEQLQGFGFPVKKLLDGCICCSIKGELTEGLREILNSLQPDRILIETTGVADPIDVIDTLTHPELYDRIELKGTISVVDASRFLDLNSRFSSTGSLVKTVRNQVKYADLILLNKTDMVSDEQLQRVKQKLIELNPQAPIHTAVQANIDLNRLQSLKRFEHVRDAEAVPTVPVQKTIGRMSTMDRLKQSLGLKTSTPSLYNSIETFSYTFTGPVDEKKFEDFLYDLPKNVYRAKGYVLFHGKKELISFQHTDNQVLFFPFENFGPKMVAVFIGEGMDQEEIKNNLSKCYAQPDAEAPCQ from the coding sequence ATGCCAGCAGATGTCTACTTGCTGACCGGATATTTGGGCAGCGGAAAAACGACCCTTTTGCAAAAATGGCTGACTCATCTACGCGTCCAGAACGAAAACGTAGTCGTCCTGATGAATGAGATGGGCGAGGAAGATATCGACGGCGAACAGTTGCAAGGCTTTGGTTTCCCTGTCAAAAAGCTGCTCGACGGCTGCATATGCTGCTCGATCAAAGGGGAGCTGACAGAAGGCTTGCGCGAAATTTTGAACTCGTTGCAGCCGGATCGCATCCTGATCGAAACGACGGGAGTCGCAGACCCGATCGACGTGATCGACACGCTGACCCATCCGGAGCTGTACGATCGCATCGAGCTGAAGGGCACGATCAGCGTCGTGGACGCGTCCCGCTTTTTGGACCTCAACTCGCGCTTTTCCTCCACTGGCTCGCTGGTCAAAACGGTACGCAACCAGGTGAAGTACGCCGACCTCATTCTCCTGAACAAAACGGATATGGTCAGCGATGAACAGCTCCAGCGCGTCAAACAGAAGCTCATCGAGCTGAACCCGCAGGCGCCGATCCACACAGCCGTTCAGGCGAATATCGACCTCAACCGGCTGCAATCGCTCAAGCGATTCGAGCATGTGCGCGATGCCGAAGCAGTACCCACTGTTCCTGTGCAAAAAACAATCGGCCGCATGTCGACCATGGACAGGCTCAAACAATCGCTCGGCCTGAAAACAAGCACGCCTTCCCTGTACAATAGTATTGAAACTTTTTCCTACACCTTCACAGGTCCAGTAGACGAGAAAAAATTCGAGGACTTCCTCTACGATCTGCCCAAAAACGTGTATCGGGCAAAGGGGTACGTGCTCTTCCACGGAAAAAAAGAACTGATCTCCTTCCAGCACACGGACAATCAGGTACTGTTCTTTCCATTTGAGAACTTCGGGCCGAAAATGGTCGCCGTGTTTATTGGGGAAGGAATGGATCAGGAGGAAATAAAAAACAATTTATCCAAATGTTACGCCCAACCAGACGCCGAAGCACCCTGCCAGTAA
- the spoVG gene encoding septation regulator SpoVG, whose translation MEVTDVRLRRVNTDGRMKAIASITIDHEFVVHDIRVIDGNNGMFVAMPSKRTPDGEFRDIAHPISSTTREKIQAAVLTEYERVGQEEESTIEAGA comes from the coding sequence ATGGAAGTTACAGACGTAAGACTGCGCCGAGTGAATACGGATGGTAGGATGAAAGCGATTGCATCCATTACAATTGACCATGAGTTCGTGGTTCATGATATCCGTGTCATTGACGGAAACAACGGTATGTTTGTTGCAATGCCGAGCAAACGTACACCTGACGGAGAATTCCGCGATATCGCCCATCCGATTTCTTCGACTACCCGTGAAAAGATCCAAGCTGCTGTCTTGACCGAGTATGAACGCGTGGGTCAAGAAGAAGAGAGCACGATCGAAGCGGGTGCGTAA
- a CDS encoding RidA family protein translates to MAISFVSTDKAPAAIGPYSQAAKVGPFLFASGQIPLRADGTLVEGDIVEQTHQVFSNIQAVLAEAGGTLSNVVKATVFIKDMNDFAQLNEVYGQYFGDHKPARSTVEVARLPRDVKVEIEIVAYIEA, encoded by the coding sequence ATGGCAATCTCTTTTGTTTCAACTGACAAAGCTCCGGCAGCAATCGGCCCGTACAGCCAGGCTGCAAAAGTTGGTCCGTTTCTGTTTGCATCCGGTCAAATTCCGCTGCGTGCAGACGGCACTCTGGTAGAAGGCGACATCGTGGAACAAACCCACCAAGTATTTTCCAATATCCAAGCCGTCCTGGCGGAAGCAGGAGGAACCCTTTCCAACGTGGTGAAGGCGACTGTTTTCATCAAGGACATGAACGACTTTGCGCAGTTGAACGAAGTGTACGGCCAATATTTTGGCGACCACAAGCCAGCTCGCTCCACCGTAGAAGTGGCACGCCTGCCGCGCGACGTAAAGGTCGAGATCGAAATTGTCGCTTATATCGAGGCGTAA
- the purR gene encoding pur operon repressor: MKKLRRSARLVDMTQHLLAHPHTLTPLTLFAEQYGAAKSSISEDLSIIKEAFEVQGVGLLKTVAGAAGGVKYIPQVKTEEALHFMRELIEQLANPERLLPGGYLYMSDILGNPATMAKIGKLFATAYADKNVDVVMTVETKGIPLAYATAMFLNVPVVIVRRDNKVTEGSVVSINYVSGSSKRIQTMSLARRGLAEQSRVLIVDDFMKAGGTLRGMIDLLQEFRATVVGCGVLVETTADVSERLIDEYVSLAKLQDVDFKGKQIEIELGSFFENRGE, translated from the coding sequence ATGAAGAAATTGCGCAGAAGTGCACGTCTGGTAGACATGACGCAGCACTTGCTCGCCCATCCCCATACGCTGACTCCTCTCACTCTGTTTGCGGAACAGTACGGCGCGGCGAAATCATCCATCAGTGAAGACCTGTCGATCATCAAGGAAGCGTTTGAGGTTCAGGGTGTCGGCTTGTTGAAAACGGTGGCGGGAGCGGCAGGCGGAGTGAAGTATATTCCCCAGGTAAAAACGGAAGAGGCTCTTCACTTCATGCGCGAACTGATCGAGCAATTGGCCAATCCGGAAAGACTTTTGCCAGGCGGATATTTGTACATGTCCGACATTCTCGGCAATCCAGCGACTATGGCGAAGATCGGCAAGCTGTTTGCCACCGCTTATGCGGACAAAAACGTCGATGTCGTCATGACGGTGGAGACGAAGGGGATTCCGCTCGCTTATGCGACCGCCATGTTTTTGAACGTGCCCGTTGTCATCGTGCGTCGTGACAACAAAGTAACGGAAGGTTCTGTGGTTAGCATCAATTACGTATCTGGTTCGAGCAAGCGGATTCAGACGATGTCTCTTGCTCGCCGCGGATTGGCCGAGCAGTCCCGCGTCCTGATCGTGGACGACTTCATGAAGGCGGGCGGCACGCTGCGCGGCATGATTGATCTGCTCCAGGAGTTCCGGGCGACTGTCGTAGGCTGCGGAGTGCTGGTAGAGACGACCGCAGATGTTTCCGAGCGTTTGATTGATGAATACGTGTCTCTTGCCAAGCTGCAGGATGTCGACTTCAAGGGCAAGCAGATTGAAATTGAGCTAGGCAGTTTTTTTGAAAATAGAGGGGAGTAG
- the ispE gene encoding 4-(cytidine 5'-diphospho)-2-C-methyl-D-erythritol kinase — MRISVKAPAKINLTLDVLAKRPDGYHEVEMVMTTVDLADRVDLTLREDGEITLDCSASFVPDDIRNHAYKAAVLLKERYQVRQGVRLYIDKQIPVAAGLAGGSSDAAATLRGLNQLWNLGLTVDELAEIGAEIGSDVPFCVYGGTALAKGRGEQITHLETPAPCWVILAKPPIGVSTPDVYGNLRVDKIDNHPDTKQMLRAVSEQDFSLMCQSLGNVLENVTLSLYPQVRQIKELMIASGADGVLMSGSGPTVFALVQKEAKVHRIYNALRGFVKDVFVVRMLGSQEGEILA, encoded by the coding sequence GTGCGTATCTCGGTCAAAGCTCCGGCCAAAATCAACCTGACCCTTGATGTGCTTGCCAAACGGCCGGACGGTTATCACGAAGTAGAAATGGTGATGACTACCGTCGACTTGGCAGATCGTGTAGACCTGACTCTGCGCGAAGATGGTGAGATTACGCTGGACTGCTCTGCCAGCTTCGTACCGGATGATATCCGCAATCATGCTTATAAAGCGGCAGTGCTTTTAAAAGAACGCTATCAAGTGCGCCAAGGCGTACGATTGTATATCGACAAACAGATCCCGGTCGCAGCCGGACTGGCGGGCGGCAGCAGTGATGCGGCAGCGACGCTGCGCGGTTTGAACCAGTTGTGGAATCTCGGCTTGACCGTGGACGAGCTTGCGGAAATCGGCGCAGAAATCGGTTCTGACGTCCCTTTTTGCGTCTATGGAGGAACCGCGCTGGCAAAAGGGCGCGGCGAGCAAATCACGCATCTGGAAACGCCCGCTCCTTGCTGGGTCATCCTGGCGAAGCCGCCAATCGGCGTGTCCACTCCTGATGTATATGGAAACTTGCGTGTCGACAAAATCGACAATCATCCCGATACAAAACAAATGCTCCGGGCTGTTTCCGAGCAAGATTTTTCCCTGATGTGCCAGTCGCTCGGAAACGTGCTGGAAAACGTCACGCTCTCGCTCTATCCGCAAGTGCGGCAAATCAAGGAGCTGATGATCGCTTCCGGAGCCGACGGAGTATTGATGTCCGGCAGCGGACCGACAGTATTTGCCCTCGTGCAAAAGGAAGCGAAAGTGCATCGGATCTACAATGCGCTCAGAGGATTTGTCAAAGATGTGTTTGTTGTCCGAATGTTAGGCTCCCAAGAAGGGGAAATACTTGCATGA
- a CDS encoding small, acid-soluble spore protein, alpha/beta type has protein sequence MGRRRGMMSEQFKMELAKELGFYDKVQAEGWGGITTRDAGNMVKRAVQLAEEALAARRS, from the coding sequence ATGGGTCGCAGACGAGGAATGATGTCGGAGCAGTTCAAGATGGAACTCGCCAAGGAGCTTGGCTTTTACGACAAGGTACAAGCAGAAGGTTGGGGAGGCATCACGACGCGTGACGCGGGAAACATGGTGAAGCGGGCTGTACAGCTTGCTGAAGAGGCGCTGGCCGCAAGACGGTCATAG
- the veg gene encoding biofilm formation stimulator Veg, with translation MARNALLDIKRSLDGHIGERILLKANGGRRKTVERSGILEETYPSVFVVKLDDDQLFERVSYSYADILTETVELTVCRENEHIRITFVQQ, from the coding sequence ATGGCAAGAAACGCGTTACTTGACATTAAACGCAGTTTAGACGGGCACATTGGTGAGCGCATCCTTCTGAAAGCCAATGGAGGTCGCCGAAAAACCGTCGAACGAAGTGGCATCCTCGAAGAAACATACCCATCTGTGTTTGTGGTAAAGCTTGATGACGATCAACTCTTTGAGCGGGTCTCTTACAGCTACGCTGACATCTTGACGGAAACAGTAGAGTTGACGGTGTGCCGCGAAAACGAGCACATCCGCATCACATTTGTACAACAGTAG
- the rsmA gene encoding 16S rRNA (adenine(1518)-N(6)/adenine(1519)-N(6))-dimethyltransferase RsmA has product MTQATGKDIATPTRTKEILEKYGFSFKKSLGQNFLVDTNILHNIVAEADLTKDKGAIEIGPGIGALTEQLGRAAGKVMAIEIDQRLLPILQDTLSPYENIEVVHGDVLELDLKALIAEKLSGVEKLSVVANLPYYVTTPILMKLLEERLPLENIVVMIQKEVAERIAAKPGTKDYGSLSVAAQFYAETEVAMIVPASVFIPRPNVDSAVIRLKVRDRPPVDVDDQDVFFRVVRSSFAQRRKTLLNNLMNGLFLKTQKDEVIQMLADIGIEPTRRGETLSIEEFARLANEGLRRGLIGQ; this is encoded by the coding sequence ATGACGCAAGCAACAGGCAAGGATATTGCCACACCTACGCGAACGAAGGAAATTTTGGAGAAGTACGGCTTCTCCTTTAAAAAGAGCCTGGGACAAAACTTCTTGGTGGACACGAACATTTTGCATAACATTGTCGCCGAAGCCGATCTGACGAAGGACAAAGGCGCAATCGAAATCGGGCCAGGCATCGGCGCTTTGACCGAGCAATTGGGACGAGCAGCAGGCAAGGTCATGGCGATTGAGATTGACCAGCGGCTTCTGCCTATTTTGCAGGATACGCTGTCGCCCTATGAAAATATCGAAGTCGTGCATGGAGACGTGCTGGAGCTTGATCTGAAAGCGCTGATTGCCGAGAAGCTCTCCGGGGTAGAGAAGCTGAGCGTCGTAGCCAATCTGCCCTATTATGTGACGACGCCGATTTTGATGAAGCTCCTGGAAGAAAGGCTGCCGCTTGAGAACATCGTCGTGATGATCCAAAAGGAAGTGGCTGAGAGAATCGCGGCCAAGCCCGGAACGAAAGACTACGGCTCTCTCTCGGTAGCGGCGCAGTTTTATGCGGAAACAGAAGTCGCGATGATCGTCCCGGCCAGTGTGTTTATTCCTCGTCCGAACGTCGATTCTGCAGTGATCCGGCTCAAGGTCAGAGATCGTCCGCCTGTCGATGTGGACGACCAGGACGTGTTTTTCCGCGTGGTGCGCAGCTCGTTCGCCCAGCGCCGGAAAACGTTGTTGAACAACCTGATGAACGGTCTGTTTCTCAAAACACAAAAGGATGAAGTAATACAGATGCTCGCCGACATCGGCATCGAACCGACCAGACGCGGCGAAACCCTCAGCATCGAAGAGTTCGCCCGCCTAGCCAACGAAGGCTTGCGGCGCGGCCTGATTGGGCAATAA
- the rnmV gene encoding ribonuclease M5 — protein MKIKEVIVVEGRDDTAAIKRAVNADTIETGGSAIHARTIEKIRLAQQKRGVIIFTDPDYQGERIRKIISRSVPGCKHAFITQEDGTKKGDIGVENASPDVIVRALSEVRTEMAETVGEITADDLLKNGLTSGGDAKERRIKLGEALGIGYANAKQMLQRLNAFQISRAEFEAAIEAINKERE, from the coding sequence ATGAAGATAAAAGAAGTGATTGTGGTGGAGGGGAGAGACGATACCGCTGCGATCAAGCGGGCAGTTAACGCGGACACGATTGAGACAGGCGGCTCCGCCATCCACGCCAGAACGATCGAAAAAATCCGGCTGGCACAGCAAAAGCGCGGTGTCATTATTTTTACCGACCCGGATTACCAGGGGGAGCGCATCCGCAAAATTATCAGCCGATCGGTGCCGGGCTGCAAGCACGCCTTTATCACGCAAGAGGACGGCACGAAAAAGGGCGATATCGGGGTAGAGAACGCTTCTCCTGACGTGATTGTTCGCGCGCTCTCGGAAGTCCGCACAGAGATGGCGGAAACGGTCGGGGAGATTACGGCTGACGATCTTCTGAAAAACGGATTGACGTCAGGCGGCGACGCCAAGGAGCGGAGAATCAAGCTGGGCGAAGCATTGGGCATCGGATACGCCAACGCCAAGCAAATGCTGCAACGGCTCAATGCCTTTCAGATCAGTCGCGCGGAATTTGAGGCGGCGATAGAAGCCATCAACAAAGAGAGGGAGTAA
- a CDS encoding 3D domain-containing protein produces the protein MELRAIWERYKNRGLVLFGVLSLVLIPMIGYFSAQATQPKQVTFSLDGESQTVATKASTVEQFLTERNITVTEKDSLQPTPETKLSDGAMITLHTAWSIPVQVDGQTKTILTLSRDVAGALKDSGIALGEKDRVEPALSASLTKDSTITIKRVVEQMVKVEERVTFQEIRKNDPALEKGKSRVLQNGQEGKAIAHYKLVMEDGKEVSRELVTRDVLVPKKDQIVAVGTAVPALQNNDPSQRVLVASATGMVSRGGKVFRPKKVLNGVTLTAYSPAGGGKHPSSPGYGRTATGVKAKAGHTIAVDPKVIPYGWWVYIEGVGYRRAEDTGGAMRGGKIDVFVSTEAEAVQFGRKRNKTVYIIGPQKP, from the coding sequence ATGGAGTTACGCGCGATATGGGAAAGGTATAAGAATCGGGGACTTGTTCTTTTTGGCGTCCTCTCTCTTGTTCTCATTCCCATGATTGGCTATTTCTCTGCCCAGGCTACCCAGCCAAAACAGGTCACTTTTTCGTTGGACGGAGAAAGCCAGACGGTAGCTACCAAAGCGAGTACCGTTGAGCAGTTCTTGACCGAGCGAAACATTACGGTAACGGAAAAGGATTCCCTTCAACCAACACCTGAGACGAAGCTATCAGACGGAGCAATGATTACTTTACATACAGCCTGGTCCATTCCGGTCCAGGTTGACGGGCAGACAAAAACGATACTGACGCTTAGCCGCGATGTTGCTGGCGCGTTGAAGGACAGCGGCATTGCGCTAGGTGAAAAGGACCGGGTGGAGCCGGCCTTGAGCGCCTCGCTGACCAAAGACTCGACAATCACGATCAAGCGCGTCGTCGAGCAGATGGTAAAAGTCGAGGAGCGAGTTACTTTCCAGGAAATACGCAAAAACGATCCAGCGTTAGAGAAAGGCAAGTCCCGTGTATTGCAAAACGGGCAAGAGGGTAAGGCAATTGCACACTACAAGCTGGTTATGGAAGACGGGAAGGAGGTCTCCCGTGAACTGGTGACAAGAGACGTGCTTGTGCCGAAGAAAGACCAGATCGTGGCGGTGGGAACGGCAGTTCCTGCGCTGCAAAACAACGATCCGTCGCAACGGGTCCTGGTCGCTTCAGCAACGGGTATGGTCTCGCGTGGTGGAAAAGTATTTAGGCCGAAAAAAGTACTGAACGGGGTTACCTTGACCGCCTATTCTCCTGCGGGGGGAGGCAAACACCCTAGCTCGCCAGGCTACGGCCGCACGGCGACGGGCGTGAAGGCCAAGGCAGGTCATACCATCGCTGTAGATCCAAAAGTGATTCCGTATGGCTGGTGGGTTTACATCGAGGGCGTTGGGTATCGCCGGGCAGAAGACACGGGCGGAGCGATGCGTGGCGGCAAAATTGACGTGTTTGTAAGCACGGAGGCAGAGGCTGTTCAATTTGGCCGCAAGCGCAACAAAACCGTCTATATAATCGGGCCGCAGAAACCGTAA